A genomic stretch from Malus domestica chromosome 15, GDT2T_hap1 includes:
- the LOC139191980 gene encoding uncharacterized protein → MANLVKLDFVALDITGKNYLTLVVDTKIHLEAGNLGEPIKEENSASSQDRAKAMIFIRRHLDEGLKSEYLMVEDLLALWKALRNKYNHQKMVILLRALYELTHLRIQDFKSMTKYKSVMFIINSQMKLYEETITQGDAK, encoded by the coding sequence atggcgaacttagtaaagcttgattttgttgccctGGACATTACTGGGAAAAACTACCTTACCTTGGTagtggataccaagatccatttGGAGGCAGGGAATCTTGGAGAACCAATCAAGGAAGAGAACAGTGCATCTTCTCAAGATCGAGCAAAGGCCATGATCTTTATCCGTCGCCACCTTGATGAAGGACTAAAGAGCGAGTACCTAATGGTTGAAGATCTATTAGCTCTTTGGAAGGCATTGAGAAACAAATACAATCACCAGAAAATGGTGATTCTTCTAAGAGCTCTTTATGAGTtgactcacctaaggatccaggatttcaagtcAATGACTAAGTACAAGTCTGTGATGTTCATAATTAACTCCCAGATGAAACTCTATGAGGAAACTATAACACAAGGGGATGCCAAATAA
- the LOC103431705 gene encoding GATA transcription factor 25 gives MTIDSIREPPPMSMYGHSQDMTMPNPIPACDDDDAGAADSIDNAHIQYDSHTLEDGGIVVVEDVSSDGVYVQGGSASSELRGPPYDGSSQLTLSFRGQVFVFDAVTPEKVQAVLLLLGGNELSPSAQGTELASQNQRAMEDYPRCSQPHRAASLIRFRQKRKERCFDKKVRYGVRQEVALRMQRNKGQFSSSKRSDGDSNWSAGQESGQEDCHAETSCKHCGISSKSTPMMRRGPSGPRSLCNACGLFWANRGGLRELSKRSHDIKRIEQGGEPDTKDLDSVTAIDAHNNLVPFSNGDNSALVAEN, from the exons ATGACCATCGATTCGATTCGTGAGCCTCCTCCAATGTCAATGTACGGACACTCTCAGGACATGACCATGCCAAACCCGATCCCCGCCTGCGACGACGACGATGCCGGCGCCGCAGACTCCATCGACAACGCCCACATTCAATACGATTCCCATACGCTCGAGGACGGCGGCATCGTCGTCGTTGAGGACGTTAGCTCCGACGGCGTCTACGTTCAAGGCGGCTCCGCTAGCTCCGAATTGCGCGGTCCGCCTTACGACGGCTCCAGCCAGCTAACGCTGTCGTTTCGCGGCCAGGTCTTTGTTTTTGACGCCGTTACGCCTGAAAAG GTTCAAGCAGTGTTATTACTGTTGGGAGGTAATGAATTATCTCCTAGCGCTCAAGGGACGGAGTTGGCATCTCAGAATCAGAGG GCTATGGAAGATTATCCCCGATGTAGTCAACCTCACAGAGCAGCGTCATTAATTAGGTTTCGTCAAAAGAGAAAAGAGCGATGCTTTGACAAAAAAGTGAGATATGGTGTTCGTCAAGAAGTAGCACTCAG GATGCAACGAAACAAGGGGCAATTTTCTTCCTCCAAAAGGTCAGATGGAGATAGTAACTGGTCTGCTGGCCAAGAATCAGGGCAGGAAGATTGCCATGCCGAAACCTC CTGCAAGCATTGTGGAATAAGTTCAAAGTCCACACCAATGATGCGGCGCGGCCCATCTGGTCCTAGGTCTCTTTGCAATGCTTGTGGGCTTTTTTGGGCAAACAGG GGGGGTTTAAGGGAACTTTCCAAGAGAAGCCATGATATCAAACGAATTGAACAG GGTGGTGAACCTGATACTAAAGATTTGGACAGCGTAACCGCCATCGATGCACACAacaatcttgttcccttctCTAATGGTGATAACTCAGCTTTAGTTGCCGAAAACTAG